From Ptychodera flava strain L36383 chromosome 2, AS_Pfla_20210202, whole genome shotgun sequence, the proteins below share one genomic window:
- the LOC139122605 gene encoding carbohydrate sulfotransferase 11-like, translating into MMFKPKTAFLFTIVMCCVSYLHYYHNTILSYDGEIIKLQDLPSREKLIKQKPESNASPVNDANRREDTLTTAQQLHQRQSLLNSGCEKARKRGIHFDSKGFRGFVIDDNYRFLYCPVAKAAEANWKRTILVLKSQANTTDELQYFEVLGKDGKLYQVTNNSESYPHYTKFFFTRHPFKRLLSAYRNKFEFPDKWGYKYAQDFGTQIIKQYRKNASQHSLETGTDVTFKEFIQYVLDREDFPEDFNMHWRPIYISCDVCNHNYNFVGKLETIEEDALYILKHLNASHVVKVPQQDTSSKHVTNSSRNDIYYKYFGALSETNLKRLYKLYELDFLLFGYDFPSDLIHRQE; encoded by the exons TGTCATACGATGGTGAAATCATTAAACTTCAAGACCTGCCGTCACGAGAAAAGCTGATTAAACAG AAACCAGAGAGCAACGCATCACCTGTGAATGATGCCAACAGACGAGAGGACACTCTGACGACAGCTCAACAACTCCATCAAAGGCAAAGTTTGCTAAACTCTGGCTGTGAAAAAGCACGCAAACGTGGGATTCATTTCGATTCAAAGGGCTTTCGTGGTTTTGTCATCGACGACAACTATCGATTCTTGTACTGTCCTGTTGCCAAGGCAGCAGAAGCAAACTGGAAGCGTACTATTCTTGTCTTAAAAAGCCAAGCCAACACCACCGACgaacttcaatattttgaagtgtTGGGAAAAGATGGAAAACTCTACCAAGTCACCAATAACAGTGAATCCTATCCTCATTACACTAAGTTTTTCTTCACAAGACATCCATTTAAACGACTCCTGTCTGCTTATagaaataaatttgaatttccGGACAAATGGGGCTATAAATATGCACAGGACTTTGGGACACAAATTATAAAACAGTATCGGAAGAATGCATCCCAGCATTCATTGGAAACAGGAACTGACGTCACGTTCAAGGAATTCATACAATACGTCTTGGATAGAGAAGATTTTCCTGAAGATTTCAACATGCACTGGCGACCTATTTACATAAGCTGCGACGTCTGTAATCATAACTATAATTTTGTTGGTAAGCTTGAAACTATTGAAGAGGACGCCCTCTATATCCTTAAACATCTGAATGCAAGCCATGTGGTTAAAGTTCCCCAACAAGACACGTCATCAAAACATGTCACGAACAGTTCAAGAAATGACATTTACTATAAATATTTTGGTGCGCTTTCTGAAACAAATTTGAAGAGACTGTACAAACtctatgagttagactttttgTTGTTCGGTTATGACTTCCCCAGTGATCTGATTCATAGACAGGAATAA